Proteins from one Miscanthus floridulus cultivar M001 unplaced genomic scaffold, ASM1932011v1 fs_810_1_2, whole genome shotgun sequence genomic window:
- the LOC136533210 gene encoding uncharacterized protein, whose translation MSVADGDDDEAFLLALDAAEAAALDSSKRRRLSTTSSSSTPSTPPATPEGPYLAALKGSHSSTWKQQMQGRGYAHKQPHGSKPLAAGTGGAQVASGSCFKCGDPGHWARECPQSVPNTGGGGQIGVGGGGGYVNADMKVEDKACPCGAGTCLVLTSNTLKNPGRKFYKCPMRVSVLNQLTTWP comes from the coding sequence ATGTCGGTTGCCGACGGGGACGACGACGAGGCCTTCCTCCTCGCCCTCGACGCCGCGGAGGCCGCCGCGCTGGACTCCTCCAAGCGCCGCCGCCTCTCCACCACCTCGTCCTCATCGACCCCCTCAACCCCACCCGCCACCCCTGAGGGGCCCTACCTGGCCGCGCTCAAGGGCAGCCACAGCTCCACCTGGAAACAGCAGATGCAAGGCCGTGGCTATGCCCACAAGCAGCCCCACGGCTCCAAACCCCTGGCCGCGGGTACCGGCGGGGCCCAGGTGGCGAGCGGATCGTGCTTCAAGTGCGGGGACCCCGGGCACTGGGCGCGGGAGTGCCCTCAGTCGGTGCCGAACACGGGGGGAGGAGGTCAgatcggcgtcggcggcggcggtggatatGTGAATGCGGAcatgaaggtggaggacaaggcgTGCCCCTGCGGTGCCGGGACCTGTCTCGTGCTCACTTCCAACACGCTGAAGAACCCCGGTCGCAAGTTCTACAAGTGCCCCATGCGGGTGAGTGTTTTGAATCAGCTGACCACATGGCCCTGA